Proteins encoded by one window of Lutibacter sp. A64:
- a CDS encoding glycoside hydrolase family 2 TIM barrel-domain containing protein translates to MKKSILLLFLCVVYLGNAQNVRHIETINDNWNFYKGSLEQPFSNETTIEWEKVTIPHSWNTEDILDDEEGYYRGDGWYTKTLEIPEVYENQQVFLLFEGANQVTSLFVNEKAVGEDHIGGYTTFARDITHAIKAGSNKISVKVNNAHNDEIVPQAADFSFYGGIYRDIQLIITKPVHFEVANVGANAIFINTPEVSETEASVSVKSKLVRPIKGAYYVKQSLFDANNNLVKELKTKSKFNKEVVSNFSIENPKLWSPENPYLYKLVSEVVNSDKEVLDRIETPVGLRWFRFDAKEGFFINGKQTKLIGTCRHQDFYGKANAVSDEVHRNDMKLLKEMGSNFLRIAHYPQDPAILEMCNKLGFVATLEIPFVDKAAANEAGKQNTIKMLKEAIRYNYNNPAIVAWNLGNETTMKAPKDQGEGYIEHFVATHKVLAETIKEEDETRYSYSVFFREPKYQDDLGIRFTEIVGYNKYYGWYVEELEDIDKNLKSLVSRSLELDPDKPFILSEYGGGADPRIRSYNPTRFDFSVEYQFLLHKTYMKTILDMPEIVGANVWNYADFQVEHRKDAVPHINNKGLVSTTRKKKDAYYLYQALLKKKPFLAIASKGWTKRAGIADNDEALVATQPITVVGNANDVELFINGKSLGKKEFDFSIATFNVPLKHGNNLIEVISKKDGNTIKDFANIEFALQPKNLKSVTNPFKEIAVNVGSTCYFIESHNVDYLWMPDQAYKKGSFGYVGGDLLRHPSKRRNTIGTDVSVKGTENDPIYQTQMIGIEQYKFDVPNGTYELSLLLAELKTKETNIMNVFVNGEKVWENLNLKEIYGNDRGVAKRFLITVENGKGISVDFKSVEGQTRLSGIKLRKVN, encoded by the coding sequence ATGAAAAAAAGCATACTCCTTTTATTTTTATGTGTGGTTTACTTAGGTAATGCACAGAATGTGAGACATATTGAAACTATTAATGATAATTGGAACTTCTACAAAGGAAGTTTAGAACAACCTTTTTCAAATGAAACTACAATAGAATGGGAAAAAGTTACGATACCACATTCTTGGAATACAGAAGATATTTTAGATGATGAAGAAGGTTATTACCGTGGAGATGGTTGGTATACAAAAACGCTAGAAATTCCTGAAGTTTATGAAAATCAACAGGTATTTTTGTTATTTGAAGGGGCTAATCAAGTTACATCATTATTTGTAAACGAAAAAGCAGTCGGCGAAGACCATATTGGAGGCTATACTACTTTTGCACGTGATATTACACATGCTATTAAAGCAGGAAGTAATAAAATTTCAGTGAAAGTAAACAATGCACATAACGATGAAATTGTTCCGCAAGCTGCTGATTTCTCTTTTTACGGAGGTATTTATCGCGATATTCAATTAATTATAACAAAACCAGTTCATTTTGAAGTGGCAAATGTAGGTGCTAATGCTATTTTTATAAACACTCCTGAAGTTTCAGAAACAGAAGCAAGTGTATCGGTAAAATCGAAATTAGTTAGACCAATAAAAGGTGCATATTATGTAAAGCAATCTTTGTTTGATGCAAATAATAATTTGGTGAAAGAATTAAAAACAAAATCTAAATTTAATAAAGAAGTTGTTAGTAATTTTTCTATTGAAAATCCAAAATTATGGTCTCCCGAAAATCCTTATTTATACAAATTGGTTTCAGAAGTTGTAAATAGTGACAAAGAAGTTTTAGATCGTATTGAAACCCCTGTAGGACTTAGATGGTTTAGATTTGACGCCAAAGAAGGTTTTTTTATCAACGGAAAACAAACTAAATTAATAGGAACCTGTAGACACCAGGATTTTTATGGAAAAGCAAATGCAGTAAGTGATGAGGTTCATAGAAATGATATGAAATTGTTAAAAGAAATGGGTTCTAACTTTTTGCGTATTGCACATTACCCGCAAGATCCAGCCATTTTAGAAATGTGTAATAAATTAGGTTTTGTTGCAACCTTAGAAATTCCTTTTGTAGACAAGGCGGCAGCAAACGAAGCTGGTAAGCAAAATACAATTAAAATGTTAAAAGAAGCCATTCGTTATAATTACAATAATCCTGCAATTGTTGCTTGGAATTTGGGTAATGAAACCACAATGAAAGCACCTAAAGATCAAGGGGAAGGTTATATTGAGCATTTTGTGGCAACACATAAAGTATTGGCTGAAACCATAAAAGAAGAAGATGAAACTCGTTATTCATATTCAGTTTTCTTTAGAGAACCAAAATATCAAGATGATTTAGGGATTCGTTTTACAGAAATTGTAGGCTACAATAAATATTATGGTTGGTATGTTGAAGAATTAGAAGATATTGATAAAAATTTGAAAAGTTTAGTAAGTCGTTCATTGGAATTAGATCCAGACAAACCATTTATTTTAAGTGAATATGGTGGAGGAGCAGATCCAAGAATTAGATCTTACAATCCAACACGATTTGATTTTAGTGTAGAATATCAATTTTTACTACATAAAACATATATGAAAACCATTTTAGATATGCCTGAAATTGTTGGGGCAAATGTTTGGAACTATGCCGATTTTCAGGTAGAGCATCGTAAAGATGCTGTACCACATATTAATAATAAAGGGTTGGTTTCAACAACAAGAAAGAAAAAAGACGCTTATTATTTATACCAAGCTTTATTGAAAAAAAAACCTTTTTTAGCTATTGCTTCTAAGGGTTGGACTAAAAGAGCTGGTATTGCTGATAATGACGAAGCTTTGGTTGCTACTCAACCAATTACAGTCGTAGGTAACGCAAATGATGTAGAGTTATTTATTAATGGAAAGTCTTTAGGTAAAAAAGAATTCGATTTTTCTATAGCTACTTTTAATGTGCCTTTAAAACACGGAAATAATTTAATTGAAGTAATTTCTAAAAAAGATGGTAACACAATTAAAGATTTTGCGAATATAGAATTTGCTCTTCAGCCTAAAAATCTAAAAAGCGTAACAAATCCATTTAAAGAAATTGCTGTTAATGTTGGTTCAACATGTTATTTTATTGAATCTCATAACGTCGATTATTTATGGATGCCAGATCAAGCGTATAAAAAAGGTAGTTTTGGTTATGTTGGTGGAGATTTATTAAGACACCCAAGTAAAAGAAGAAATACAATTGGTACAGATGTTAGTGTAAAAGGAACCGAAAATGATCCTATTTATCAAACGCAAATGATAGGAATAGAACAATATAAATTTGACGTACCAAATGGAACTTACGAATTGTCGCTGCTTTTGGCTGAATTAAAAACAAAAGAAACCAACATAATGAATGTTTTTGTTAATGGAGAAAAAGTTTGGGAAAATTTAAATTTAAAAGAAATCTATGGAAATGATAGAGGTGTAGCAAAACGCTTTTTAATTACTGTTGAAAATGGTAAAGGAATTTCAGTAGATTTTAAATCTGTTGAAGGGCAAACTAGGTTAAGTGGTATAAAATTAAGAAAAGTGAATTAA
- a CDS encoding GntR family transcriptional regulator: MELTKFIKIDENSRVPKYQQIIDSIIYNISLGNFIMDQKIPSINMFSEEFYLSRDTVEKAYSILKERNIITSIRGKGFYISKTKLISKVNILFLVNKLSTYKQKTYNSFIQNIGPNSHTELHIYHCDENLFLNLLEKYKSAFDYFIIMPHFKDDNQKHISYTLNIINKVKKIPRNKLIILDNTKFAKKIDGSFIEIFQDFENDIYNALKQALSKIKKYKKIMLVYHDKAIYPYPRRILHGFKKFCIEHDLDFEILNEIYDDMVLKNGDLFITIEEADLVNLVKQTREQEFKLGEDIGIISYNDTPLKELLGITVISTDFKIIGQTAANMIVNNDCKKVQVPFNFIDRESL, translated from the coding sequence ATGGAATTAACAAAGTTTATAAAAATTGACGAGAACTCTAGAGTTCCTAAATACCAGCAAATAATTGATTCTATTATTTATAATATTTCTTTAGGCAATTTTATTATGGATCAAAAGATTCCATCTATAAACATGTTTAGTGAAGAATTTTATTTATCTAGAGACACTGTTGAAAAAGCTTATAGTATTCTTAAGGAACGAAACATTATTACCTCTATTCGTGGTAAAGGTTTTTATATTTCCAAAACTAAATTAATTTCAAAAGTTAATATCTTATTTTTGGTTAATAAATTAAGCACTTACAAACAAAAAACCTACAATAGTTTTATACAAAATATTGGGCCAAACTCACATACTGAATTACATATTTACCATTGTGATGAAAACTTATTTTTAAATTTATTAGAGAAATATAAATCGGCATTTGATTATTTTATTATTATGCCTCATTTTAAAGATGACAACCAAAAACACATTAGTTATACACTAAATATTATAAATAAAGTTAAGAAAATACCCAGAAATAAATTAATTATTTTAGATAATACTAAGTTTGCAAAAAAGATAGATGGTAGTTTTATTGAAATTTTTCAAGATTTTGAAAATGATATTTATAACGCTCTAAAACAAGCCTTATCAAAAATTAAGAAGTATAAAAAAATTATGCTCGTTTACCATGATAAAGCTATTTATCCTTACCCTAGAAGAATTTTACATGGCTTTAAAAAATTTTGCATTGAACATGATTTAGATTTCGAAATACTAAATGAAATTTATGATGATATGGTTTTAAAAAATGGAGATTTGTTTATTACAATTGAAGAAGCTGATCTAGTAAATCTTGTAAAACAAACAAGAGAACAGGAATTTAAACTTGGTGAAGACATTGGAATTATTTCATACAATGATACTCCGTTAAAAGAACTTTTAGGTATTACTGTAATTTCTACAGATTTTAAAATTATAGGACAAACAGCAGCTAACATGATTGTAAATAATGATTGTAAAAAAGTGCAAGTACCTTTTAATTTTATTGACAGAGAATCTCTTTAA
- a CDS encoding bifunctional aldolase/short-chain dehydrogenase, whose amino-acid sequence MKSFKYVDYLWEDKKAFQFKDNQVDLFLYRSNILGADLRITNYGGGNTSCKTIEKDPLTNEEVEVMWVKGSGGDIGTLTRSGIAGLYTKRLRNLKKVYGGLDDEDRMVGLFNHCIYDLDSKAPSIDTPLHGLLPFAHIDHLHPDALIAVAAAEDSEKVTKEIWGDTMGWLPWQRPGFDLGLQLEKCLANNPGIRGIVLGSHGLFTWGDTSYECYVNSLEVVEKASEYIEQKIKEKGSVFGGQKIESLPKKDRLEKAAQIMPLLRGLCSSENRMIGHFSDTDVVMEFINSNDLERLAPMGTSCPDHFLRTKIQPLVLNLDKNEDLLDVDAILKKLEPVFKSYRQEYVDYYNTCKKENSPAVRDANPVIIIYPGIGMFSFAKNKQTARVASEFYINAINVMRGAEAITSYTSLPRQEAFDIEYWLLEEAKLQRMPKEQPLSRKVALVTGAGGGIGKAIADKLVAEGANVVLTDVNEQSLIEANATYKRDVATYAVCDVTNTDSIASAYKKAILEFGGVDIIVHSAGLAISKALEDTTYKDWNILQNILVKGQFDLAKQATKIMRKQGLGGDYIAIASKNGLVAGPNNVAYGTAKAAQQHMVRLLAAELGKDQIRVNTVNPDGVIVGSKIWEGAWAEGRAKANGITVEELPAFYAKRNLLNEIITPEDIANGVFSLVGILDKSTGNIINVDGGMANAFVR is encoded by the coding sequence ATGAAGAGTTTTAAGTATGTGGATTATTTGTGGGAAGATAAAAAGGCATTTCAGTTTAAGGATAATCAAGTTGATTTATTTCTGTATAGATCAAATATTTTAGGGGCAGATTTAAGAATCACAAATTATGGAGGCGGAAATACCAGTTGTAAAACTATAGAAAAAGATCCACTTACAAATGAAGAAGTTGAAGTTATGTGGGTAAAAGGTTCAGGTGGAGATATTGGAACTTTAACTCGATCTGGAATTGCAGGTTTATATACAAAACGTTTAAGAAATTTAAAAAAAGTTTATGGTGGATTAGACGATGAAGATAGGATGGTTGGCCTTTTTAACCATTGTATTTATGATTTAGATAGTAAAGCGCCATCAATAGATACACCACTGCATGGGTTACTACCTTTTGCGCATATAGATCATTTACATCCAGATGCATTAATTGCGGTTGCTGCGGCTGAAGATAGTGAAAAAGTAACCAAAGAAATTTGGGGAGATACAATGGGGTGGCTACCTTGGCAACGACCAGGTTTTGATTTAGGTTTACAATTAGAAAAATGTTTGGCAAACAATCCCGGAATTCGAGGTATTGTATTAGGGAGCCACGGTTTATTTACCTGGGGAGATACTTCTTATGAATGTTATGTAAATAGTTTAGAGGTTGTTGAAAAGGCGTCTGAATATATAGAGCAAAAAATAAAAGAAAAAGGAAGTGTTTTTGGTGGTCAAAAAATTGAAAGTTTACCTAAAAAAGATCGTTTAGAAAAGGCGGCTCAAATTATGCCTTTATTAAGAGGTTTGTGTTCTTCTGAAAATAGAATGATTGGGCATTTTTCAGATACTGATGTTGTAATGGAGTTTATTAATAGTAATGATTTAGAAAGATTAGCTCCAATGGGAACTTCTTGTCCAGATCATTTCTTAAGAACTAAAATTCAGCCTTTAGTATTAAATTTAGATAAAAATGAAGACTTATTAGATGTTGATGCAATTTTAAAAAAGTTAGAACCAGTATTTAAATCTTACAGACAAGAATATGTAGATTATTATAATACTTGTAAAAAAGAAAATAGCCCTGCTGTTCGTGATGCAAACCCGGTAATAATTATTTATCCTGGAATAGGAATGTTTAGTTTTGCAAAAAACAAACAAACTGCACGTGTAGCTAGCGAATTTTATATTAATGCAATAAACGTAATGCGTGGAGCTGAAGCAATTACTTCATATACTTCCTTACCAAGACAAGAAGCATTTGATATTGAATATTGGTTGTTGGAGGAAGCAAAGTTACAACGTATGCCAAAAGAACAGCCATTATCGCGGAAAGTAGCCTTGGTAACAGGTGCAGGAGGTGGAATTGGAAAAGCAATTGCAGATAAATTAGTAGCAGAAGGCGCTAATGTTGTTTTAACCGATGTAAATGAGCAAAGCTTAATAGAAGCAAATGCAACTTATAAAAGAGATGTTGCTACCTATGCGGTTTGTGATGTTACAAATACAGATTCTATTGCTAGTGCTTATAAAAAAGCAATTTTGGAATTTGGAGGAGTAGATATTATTGTGCATAGTGCAGGATTGGCTATTTCAAAAGCCTTAGAAGATACAACTTATAAAGACTGGAATATCTTACAAAACATTTTGGTAAAAGGTCAATTTGATTTAGCAAAACAAGCTACCAAAATTATGCGTAAGCAAGGTCTGGGAGGAGATTATATTGCAATTGCAAGTAAAAACGGATTAGTAGCAGGACCAAATAACGTTGCTTACGGAACAGCAAAAGCAGCACAACAACATATGGTTCGTTTACTTGCTGCAGAATTAGGAAAAGATCAAATTAGAGTAAATACAGTTAATCCAGATGGAGTTATTGTAGGAAGTAAAATATGGGAAGGTGCTTGGGCAGAAGGTAGAGCTAAAGCCAACGGAATTACAGTTGAAGAACTCCCTGCTTTTTATGCAAAAAGAAATTTATTAAATGAAATTATTACCCCTGAAGATATTGCGAATGGCGTATTTTCTTTAGTTGGAATACTTGATAAATCTACAGGTAACATTATTAATGTGGATGGTGGTATGGCAAATGCCTTTGTGCGATAG
- a CDS encoding sugar isomerase, which translates to MKIREEQIQIENQKELTTHIENLDFLANKLSRNNYNVNDIISKLTEFQVAIPSWALGAGGTRFGRFGFYGEPSNLEQKIEDVGLIHSLTQTAGAVSLHIPWDVPEDYKAIKEIATSLEIKFDAVNSNTFQDQKNARESYKYGSLSNVSQAVREQAIQHNKDVINIGNKLGSKALTVWLADGSCFPGQNNFQTAFQNTQNSLIDIYKDLPEDWKMLIEYKPYEPNFYSTVIQDWGTSLMLANGCGDKAYTLVDLGHHLPNSNIEQIVSILSLKGKLGGFHFNDSKYGDDDLTAGSIKPYALFLIFNELVYGMKNNPQNPDLAWMIDASHNVKDPLEDLIQSLEAIQESYAKALLVDQDALKSAQLDNDVVKCQEILQGAFRTDVRPLLEKARLNAGGALSPIKAYRNIDVRNQLIGERGKNTVATGL; encoded by the coding sequence ATGAAAATAAGAGAAGAACAAATTCAAATTGAAAACCAAAAAGAGTTAACAACTCATATTGAAAATTTAGATTTTTTAGCTAATAAATTATCAAGAAATAATTACAATGTAAATGATATTATATCAAAGCTAACAGAGTTTCAGGTGGCTATTCCAAGTTGGGCTTTAGGTGCTGGAGGTACACGTTTTGGTCGTTTTGGATTTTATGGAGAACCTTCAAATTTAGAACAAAAAATTGAAGATGTTGGTTTAATACATTCGTTAACACAAACTGCTGGAGCTGTTTCTTTACATATTCCTTGGGATGTGCCAGAAGATTATAAAGCAATTAAAGAAATTGCAACTTCATTAGAAATTAAATTTGATGCAGTAAACTCAAATACTTTTCAGGATCAAAAAAACGCTAGAGAAAGTTATAAATACGGTTCTTTAAGTAATGTTAGTCAGGCTGTACGTGAACAAGCTATTCAGCATAATAAAGATGTTATTAATATTGGAAATAAGTTAGGTTCTAAAGCTTTAACTGTGTGGTTGGCAGATGGTTCTTGTTTTCCAGGTCAAAATAATTTTCAAACAGCTTTTCAAAATACACAAAATAGTTTAATTGATATTTACAAAGATCTTCCTGAAGATTGGAAAATGTTAATTGAATACAAGCCTTACGAACCAAACTTTTACAGTACTGTAATTCAAGATTGGGGTACTTCTTTAATGTTAGCAAATGGTTGTGGAGATAAAGCTTATACACTTGTAGATTTAGGACACCATTTACCAAATAGTAATATTGAACAAATTGTTTCAATTTTAAGTTTAAAAGGTAAATTAGGTGGATTTCACTTTAATGATAGTAAGTATGGTGATGATGATTTAACAGCAGGAAGTATTAAACCTTATGCACTGTTCTTAATTTTTAATGAATTAGTATATGGAATGAAAAACAACCCACAAAATCCAGATTTAGCTTGGATGATAGATGCAAGTCATAATGTGAAAGATCCATTAGAAGATTTAATTCAATCTTTAGAAGCTATTCAAGAGTCATATGCAAAAGCATTGTTAGTTGATCAAGATGCTTTAAAATCTGCTCAATTAGATAATGATGTTGTTAAATGTCAAGAAATTTTGCAAGGTGCGTTTAGAACAGATGTTAGACCATTGTTAGAAAAAGCACGTTTAAATGCAGGTGGTGCTTTAAGTCCAATTAAAGCATATAGAAATATAGATGTAAGAAATCAATTAATAGGAGAAAGAGGGAAAAACACTGTAGCTACAGGACTATAA
- a CDS encoding FGGY-family carbohydrate kinase — translation MKKKVTAVFDIGKTNKKFFLFDKNFKEVHKEYISFDEIKDEDGYPTENLPVLKKWLKEVFDRVLDTKKFKVKAINFSTYGASLVHIDKYGKPLTPLYNYLKSLNQEIIDDFFNKYGPKEEFLKTTGCSDLSMLNSGLQLYWLKYTKPEVYKKIKYSLHLPQYLSYVFTGIPLSEYTSIGCHTALWDYGKKDYHSWVYEEGIDKKLAPIVSTETSINMNYNGNRIKIGVGIHDSSAALLPYVRSIKKKFALISTGTWSIVFNPFTENPISTDSNDKDAINYMRINGKPVKASRLFLGNEYKIQVEKLRKKYSVSEDYHRSIKFNSDIFKDLIKDFKYSYKWESIENEDMAETTAISFETHERAYHQLMIELVLLQIKSVKKAIGNDLITRLYLDGGFSDNDVYTKLLSHYFRDKKLRTTKASLGSALGAAISISDTKLNSKFLRENYALKKHVPFIISG, via the coding sequence ATGAAGAAAAAAGTAACCGCAGTTTTTGATATTGGTAAAACCAATAAAAAGTTCTTTTTATTCGACAAGAACTTTAAAGAAGTTCATAAAGAATATATTTCTTTTGATGAAATTAAAGATGAAGACGGGTATCCAACTGAAAATCTTCCAGTCTTAAAAAAATGGTTAAAAGAAGTATTTGACCGTGTTTTAGATACTAAAAAATTCAAAGTAAAAGCTATTAACTTTTCAACATATGGAGCTAGTTTAGTTCATATTGATAAATATGGTAAACCATTAACACCGTTATACAATTACCTTAAATCATTGAATCAAGAAATAATTGATGATTTTTTTAACAAGTATGGTCCTAAAGAAGAATTTTTAAAAACTACTGGATGTTCAGATTTAAGTATGTTAAACTCTGGATTGCAATTGTATTGGTTGAAATATACTAAACCTGAAGTTTATAAAAAAATTAAATATTCATTGCATCTTCCACAATACTTGAGTTATGTTTTTACAGGAATTCCTTTAAGTGAGTATACTAGTATAGGATGTCATACTGCTCTATGGGATTATGGAAAAAAAGATTATCACAGTTGGGTATATGAAGAAGGTATTGATAAAAAACTGGCACCTATAGTTTCTACAGAAACAAGTATTAATATGAATTACAATGGAAATCGTATTAAAATAGGTGTTGGTATTCACGATAGTTCAGCAGCATTACTTCCATATGTAAGAAGTATAAAGAAAAAGTTTGCGTTAATTTCAACAGGAACTTGGAGTATAGTTTTTAATCCATTTACTGAAAATCCTATTTCAACAGATTCAAATGATAAGGATGCTATTAATTATATGCGAATTAATGGGAAGCCTGTAAAAGCATCGCGTTTGTTTTTAGGAAATGAATATAAAATTCAAGTTGAAAAGCTTAGAAAGAAGTATAGTGTAAGTGAAGATTACCATCGTTCTATAAAATTTAACAGTGATATTTTTAAAGATCTTATTAAAGATTTTAAATATAGCTATAAATGGGAAAGTATTGAAAATGAAGATATGGCTGAAACAACTGCTATTTCTTTTGAAACTCATGAGCGTGCTTATCATCAATTAATGATTGAGTTGGTATTGTTGCAAATTAAAAGTGTCAAAAAAGCTATTGGAAATGATCTTATAACTAGACTTTATTTAGATGGTGGCTTTAGTGATAATGATGTTTATACAAAGTTATTATCTCATTATTTTAGAGATAAAAAATTGAGAACAACTAAAGCTTCTTTAGGTTCAGCATTGGGAGCAGCTATATCAATTTCTGATACCAAATTAAATTCAAAATTTTTAAGAGAGAATTATGCTTTAAAAAAGCATGTGCCATTTATTATTAGTGGATGA
- a CDS encoding class II aldolase/adducin family protein — protein sequence MSKNIKLIHPRDQITEIISRIYKRGMTTTSGGNISIIDDKGDIWVTPSAIDKGSLRASDIVCVKKDGSIIGKHKPSSEFPFHKAIYDERPDIRSVIHAHPPALVSFSIVRQIPNTNIISQAKHICGPIGYANYELPGSEMLGEVIAEEFKKGYKAIIMENHGTVLGGSDLTDAFERFEALEFCAKTIIYGSQIGTPNYLTDAQIDAFEAQVPANIPVMEETETPSDEVEKRLEICNIVNRSCEQGLMISTYGTVSMRWKDNDFLITPTDVNRWDLDIDDIVQIKNGKREAGKTPSRSTWIHQEIYKNNPEVNSIIMTQSPYLMAFGVTGTHINVRTIPESWIFLQDIPAVKYGEHFKGEVNSNIVENCTTALIVENDSVIVTGDKLLQTFDYLEVAEFSAKSIVMGTSLGEMVPINDDQVEDLRKKFLT from the coding sequence ATGTCTAAAAACATTAAATTAATTCACCCAAGAGATCAAATCACTGAAATTATTAGTCGAATTTATAAAAGAGGAATGACTACTACTTCAGGTGGTAATATATCTATTATTGATGATAAAGGTGATATTTGGGTAACGCCATCAGCTATTGATAAAGGATCTTTAAGAGCATCAGATATTGTTTGTGTAAAAAAAGATGGTAGCATTATTGGAAAGCATAAACCATCATCAGAATTTCCATTTCATAAAGCTATTTATGATGAAAGACCAGATATAAGATCCGTAATTCATGCACATCCACCGGCTTTAGTGTCATTTAGTATTGTGCGTCAAATACCTAATACAAATATTATATCTCAGGCAAAGCATATTTGTGGTCCAATTGGATATGCAAATTATGAACTTCCTGGAAGTGAAATGTTAGGTGAGGTTATTGCTGAAGAATTTAAAAAAGGATATAAAGCAATTATTATGGAAAATCATGGAACCGTATTAGGCGGTAGTGATTTAACAGATGCTTTTGAACGATTTGAGGCACTAGAGTTTTGTGCAAAGACAATTATATACGGTTCTCAAATAGGAACTCCAAATTATTTAACAGATGCTCAGATTGATGCTTTTGAGGCACAAGTACCAGCTAATATTCCTGTGATGGAGGAAACGGAAACGCCTTCAGATGAAGTTGAAAAAAGATTGGAGATTTGTAATATAGTGAATAGATCTTGTGAGCAAGGGTTAATGATTAGTACCTATGGAACTGTTTCTATGAGATGGAAAGACAATGATTTTTTAATTACACCAACTGATGTGAACCGTTGGGATTTAGACATAGATGATATTGTCCAAATTAAAAACGGAAAACGAGAAGCAGGTAAAACACCAAGTAGATCTACTTGGATTCATCAAGAAATATATAAGAATAATCCGGAGGTAAATTCTATTATAATGACTCAATCTCCTTATTTAATGGCTTTTGGGGTTACAGGAACGCATATAAATGTTCGAACTATTCCAGAAAGCTGGATATTTTTACAAGATATACCTGCAGTAAAATATGGAGAGCACTTTAAAGGTGAAGTAAATTCTAATATTGTTGAGAATTGTACCACAGCATTAATTGTTGAAAATGATTCAGTAATCGTTACTGGAGATAAACTATTGCAAACATTTGATTATTTAGAAGTTGCAGAATTTAGCGCAAAATCTATTGTAATGGGAACATCATTAGGTGAAATGGTTCCAATAAATGATGATCAAGTTGAAGATTTAAGAAAGAAATTTTTAACGTAA